CCCTTACCCTGATCATAATCATCACCCTGATCCCGACCCTCAACCCTTATGAGGCCGCCTCGCAGTTCCTGAACAAGAACGGAACGGTCGTCGGGACCATCATCGTCATCATCGTGGCCATCTTCCTGGTCATGCGACTCATCGGGGAGGTGCTGGAGGATTTCAAGTACCGGACCAAGAAGTTCAACCCGCAGGTCATCGACCTTTTCCGGACGGTGATAGGATACTCCCTTTGGACCATCGCTTTCCTGACCATCGTGTTCTCGGTATTCTCGCTGTTCAACCTGTCGGAGATCGGGTTGATCCTGGTCATCCTCATCATGTCCGTCATCCTGGTCGGGGTTTCGCTTTCCTATTCCACGATACGCAACATCTACGCAGGACTGGCCATCATGGATTCGAGCCCGTTTGAGATAGGCGACCGGATCAACATCGGCGGCGATATGGAGTGCGACGTGCTCCAGAAGAACCTCATGTTCACCGAGGTGAAGACCATGGAGGGGGATTTCGTGGACTTCCCCAACATCAGGATCATTGAGGACAAGATCTACAACTACTCCCGGTCCGTGGCGCACGCCATAACAGTGCGGCTGGAGGTGGACTTCTCGATCTCTCATAACGAGGTCGAGAAACTGATCCGGGACGCAATGGCCAAGGTCCAGGGGATAATGAAGGACCAGGCGGCAGAGGTCATAGCCACCGGGATCGAGAAGGGCACTATTCAATACGAGGTCCGGGTCTACATAGAGGACGGCCTCAAGGCCAGGCAGCTGAGGTCCGAGCTGATATTCCGCATCCAGGATGCATTCCATGCCTCCGGCCATGAGGCTCTGTTCGAGTGATCAGTCCCGGGCGAGCTCGAATTGATAGAACTCATCGAAGCTCCAGCTCTCCAGGGATATGAACCCGGCGAAGATGGCCTCGACATCTCCAATGTCGATCCTCTCTTCCACCGGTGGACCGAAACTGGTCGGTCTCTTCTGGAAATCGACCAGGGAGACTCGGCCTCCTTCCTTGAGGGCCCTTCTGATCTCCTTCACGAACCTGTCCCGGTCCTCGAACTCATGGAGGACATTGACGACAAAGATCCGATCCAGTGAGCCATCCGCAAAAGGCAGTTCGGGCAGTTCTCCCAATAATGGCCATATGTTCTCCCCCTGCCCCGGTGCGAGACTGGCGCCGAGGGTATCGAGCATCTCCCTTTGCGAATCGAGTGCGACCACCGCCTTCACCTCGCGCGACAACGGAATGGAGATGTAACCGGTCCCTGCGCCCAGGTCCGCGCATACCTCTCCTGTGCGCGGTGATGCCCGCTCCACGATCTCCTCCGCCGGCTGGACCTCTCGCCTAGGCAAGCCCTTGAGCATTTCCTTGTTACCAGCCTTGAACTGATGAGCCATTGATGTTGACATCCGTGATGGGTTTATTAAGATGGCAGTCGGATTCTTCTGAGGGGACTGGCAATGATATTCGTTCTTTCCTGAGGAGAGATATTAATTATAGTGGGTCACTATTCCAAATTAGGTGAATCATATGGCAAAGGAAGAAGAGAACATGGAACTCTCGTTCCCCGAGATATTCGATATTCTAGACTGCTCGATGGAGGACATGCTCGACGTTCTCTCCCAGGCTATAGACATGCTGGAAGAGGGCAAGACCGAGGATGCGATCGAGGTCCTGAAGGCGCTGGAGGAGGACATGTTCGACTTCCTCGGCTACGTCGATGAGGGCGAGGCGGAAGGATGCGGATGCGATGTGGAAGAGGTCGAGGTCGTCGAGGAGAAGCCTAAGAAGGCAGCCAAACCCGCCGCAAAGCCAGCAGCCAAGCCGGCACCGAAGGCAGTCGTAAAGCCAGCAGCAAAGAAGGCAAAGGGCAAGAAGTAATCACTTCTTTTTCCAAACCTTTTCCTATTTCATGTCTCTCCAGTTTTATTAAACACAATGGATAGCTCTGAAATGATCATCTATCAGTGAAAGGAAAATGTGGTCAGGGCCGGCCGAATAATGTCGAGAGAAGACTGGAAGAGGTTTTACAGGTCACTCGATGAGTTCCTGTCCCTGCATGTACTTGCGTAGAGCTTGAGGGATCACTATGGTCCCATCCTTCTGCTGGTTGTTCTCCAGGACCGATACCATGGTACGCGGGAGCGCGACGCCAGAACCGTTCAGCGTGTGCACGAACTCGCTCTTCAGGTGAGGT
The DNA window shown above is from Methanomassiliicoccales archaeon and carries:
- a CDS encoding mechanosensitive ion channel domain-containing protein, coding for MLHGLSNVPLAIGDDLLNTYGWPLLFVAAMFVVSLYVWSYVTKAFDRMATKEGKYLDSEVVYFLDHMVKTVIVILLSFMSGYVASLVWQEFKDQVWTPYFNVIVDVIIIAVIVLVAMLIVHILRRIAKQERMARREVTAFGRSNKEMTSLVMSYVVYLIAVTLTLIIIITLIPTLNPYEAASQFLNKNGTVVGTIIVIIVAIFLVMRLIGEVLEDFKYRTKKFNPQVIDLFRTVIGYSLWTIAFLTIVFSVFSLFNLSEIGLILVILIMSVILVGVSLSYSTIRNIYAGLAIMDSSPFEIGDRINIGGDMECDVLQKNLMFTEVKTMEGDFVDFPNIRIIEDKIYNYSRSVAHAITVRLEVDFSISHNEVEKLIRDAMAKVQGIMKDQAAEVIATGIEKGTIQYEVRVYIEDGLKARQLRSELIFRIQDAFHASGHEALFE
- a CDS encoding class I SAM-dependent methyltransferase, with amino-acid sequence MAHQFKAGNKEMLKGLPRREVQPAEEIVERASPRTGEVCADLGAGTGYISIPLSREVKAVVALDSQREMLDTLGASLAPGQGENIWPLLGELPELPFADGSLDRIFVVNVLHEFEDRDRFVKEIRRALKEGGRVSLVDFQKRPTSFGPPVEERIDIGDVEAIFAGFISLESWSFDEFYQFELARD